From the Onychostoma macrolepis isolate SWU-2019 chromosome 13, ASM1243209v1, whole genome shotgun sequence genome, the window TGAGCATGGTCCAGTATGTCTGAACATACACCTCAATAGTACTGAaggatatttattttaatgtgccTTAACATGATATCTCTTACATTTATTCCAGAGAGAAGTTAATGGACTGGAAGGATTTTCTGCTGGTGAAAAGCAAAAGAAATATCACAATGGTGTCATATCCTTTTTTTCTACCTTGAGTATTTTTGTTGCCTATGCTCCCTTCAATCTTTTTAGATGGGTTGCATTCACATTTCAATATTGAATCATTCTTCTTTTGTCATGTGACATTGTTATAATCTTTAACCATTATCTCACATACTTGGAAGAGTTTCCCGGTCTCATCCACTTTATCTACGTGGATCGTTCAAATGGTCAGATGATTGCACCCTCCCTAAATGTGACGGATCGCACTGTCTCTGAGCTTGGAAAGGGGCCTCTAGCTGACTTCATAAAGAACAAGGTGTTTTTGTGCTTATAGCCCATCCCCATCATGCAAGATATTGTaaagaaatcagcatattagaacgatttttgaagaatcatgtgaccctgaagactggagtaatgatgctgaaaattcagctttgtgttacaggaataaattacataaaatggaaaatggttgattttaaattgcaataatatttagaaatattaccgtttttactagcctgactacgtcagacttcgtacttccgctcaatttcatttcgcttctgtactctgtctacgaagcaaagcgaagtagcagagtttggtattaccaggctacgtttttactgtatttttaatcaaataattgcagtctttttttttaaagagtcgtctttcaaaaacatttaattaattcacAATTGATTTCATTAGTTACTGATTATATACCATTTTCATCATGAATCTGCACAGGTTTGGAGTCTTGTTGCAACAGCACAGCGGTACCTACAAAAGGGTTACGCCACTGTGACGCTCCGGGATGGAGATTATTTCTACTGTTACTTCCTGTGGTTTGAAAATGAAACGGTAAATGGCTGCTTTCGTCACCTTTACAGTaactatatataatacatataatgaAAGTGTTGATGAGGTTTAAATGTTTTGACAGGGTTACAAACTGGAAGTGATAGACATCCCCAGCTCCCCAGATGATGCCGCTCCAGTAGGAATGCTCACCTGTGATTATTACAGGTATGACATCTGATAATGAAGAATTCACATAGAAACGATTTACTCTCAGAAATTtcaagtaaatttcacaaaaaattaCAAAGCAATGGCAAGTAGCACATTGAGTAAAATGTTCAATTTTGAAGCGGAAagactaaaatagtattttcttgcaaaacgtgctcaagtatatatatatatatatatacattcgTCTACTTATTAGAAGTCAGTgtgccatcagaatgattttgaaactgatatttcaaaataaaagaataaaaaaactaaaaaatatatatattttttattattttaataacttccaaaacttttttttttttttttttacagtgcaggtgGTAGGAACCCTAACTCTTATTGTAGACATACTACATGACACCAGCTGAACTTTCTTTAATACATGTATTAAATGCATTCGTGTATTTTATGTCTACTCTGTCTGTTTTGGTGTGATAGGAAACTGCTGCGCTATTACAGCAAAAAACATCAGAATGAGGTGGTGAAGTGTTATGAACTGTTTACTGTGCATCTGGGTGTGATCCCCAATGAATATATTCTTCAGCACTGCAGTCAGCTGGCCCGTAAGCTGTGGGAGCCCACCCGTATCCCGCTCCTGTGACCAGCACAGCCTTCAGTGGATTATGGCCCGTGCAGCCGTGTTCACTTTATTCATGATCTGTAAACTACGTGGAGAGTTTTCTGAACTTTCTGCACAAGCACTTCTTATTTCAGTTAAGGTAATTGCAGAAAATATTGTGTCAGGAAACCAAACACTGCACTTCTTGTACTTACAATGAACTGAGTGTAATGTGCAAGTGAACGTTCTTAAGGTGCTTATAATGCAGATGTCTGCTATTAACTGATTATTTTTGTGAAACCAGGACCAAATAATATAGGACAGCACTcctttttaaagatgtcattACCCAAATTGTATCAGGTATCTGGCAATGTTAGTTAGAAGATTTACAAATCTGTCTTTCATAATTATTAATGACATTTAGTGTGACaacaaatttattaaataaatggcaaaaaaaaaaagaataaataaataaagtttaagcTGAAATGTACAATCTAAGTCTTAAGCATTCTTAAAGCTtgtagttttgtgtatttttgggACTTTGGTGCCCCCTGCAGTTTTGTCGAAATTACACTGAAAAGATGTGcacttgcttttttttctttctttttctttttttttttttttttaatattttcttttttttttttgtgtgtgtgccatAAAGCAATCAGCCCTTTCGCAGAATTTTGTACCCGCTCAACAAACAAAGGAGCATAgggataacaaaaaaaaaaacattcgtCTACTTATTAGAAGTCAGTgtgccatcagaatgattttgaaactgatatttcaaaataaaagaataaaaaaaaaaaactaaaaaaattacatacgcTTGATTCAAggaaataattgtaatttatttattcagcagtcaaaaatattaatttctttgcgaTTTCTCTCCTCCTAGTACTGTCAGCACTTTTTTTAGCTGTAATTTTTGATCATGAATTTTGTTACAGAAAGAGAACAAaagtttttgtatttaaattttagtttggAGATTAACTTAAAGACTAAATATATAAGATAATGAAagtgcatttgtttttgtgtttgccctctgcatttaaaaaagaaaagaaaaacaaaagtgaTATTTCACAGAACTGGTTGTTATTACTAACAGGAATATGTCATTTATAGTTTGCTATAATATtgcatgtatttatacataatgtTCTGATAAAAGTTTTTACACACTATGTAATCAGTTTtccaagaaaaataaatagtaaataataatttattaggATAAAATCTTTtgtcatcctttataaagctgTATTTAAATGATGTCTATTATAgctttggttttaattttaatattcattttcacaTGTTTTAAATGCCTTtgtatattactgtatattattggGTAatgtctattttgtattttacccaaaaattgcagttttgaaaaattttgaaattattcaTAGAAATGATGAGATTGATCCTATTGTCTTGTGACGTTGAAGGTGGTCTGCTGAAGTCCAGGTCTGCTGAAGTCCAGGTCTGTAGACTGTTTTCTGCTGTTTGTCGTCTCTCTTAACTTTTAGAAACATGGAAAGTTTCTGCAGTCATCACAGTGCACCAGTGAGGTCTCGCACCGCTCCAGATTTAACCAGCTCCCGCAGTAAGATGGTCTCAGCACTGACATCGTGAACCACCTGTGTGTTCATGGCATCCATGCGGAGAGAGCCGTAATAATGCAGCAGAGCTCCAGGGTGCTGCAGGTCGTATCCAAATCCAGCTAAACTCACCTCATCACACACCTGCAGGGCCAGAACTACTGCCGTTATACCCAGCGTCGGCACCatctaacaaacaaaacataaaatggaCTTCAATGGACAGTGCTCTCAGCAGAAGATTTAGAAGTCTGAGGAAACATTAATCAAAAGTAAAGACAGGAAAGAATTTTTAATATTCCAAAATAtatctgtttcaaataaatgcttttcttttaaactttctacttggcaaagaatcctgaaaaatgtattacgGTTTCTATAAGAATATTAAGCAATagattctgaaggatcatgtgacacacaagacgagtaatggctgctgaaaactcacctttgcatcacaggagtaaattacattttaaaatatgttgaacTAGAAAACAGTTCAatcataattatatttcaaaaattactgtatattgatcaaataaatgctgccttggtgcACATAAGAGGATCatctgaccccaaacatttgaatggttgtgtgtgtgtgtgtgtatatgttttagaaaaaaatatctatTTAGTAACCTTTTGAATTCAAAGACGGCGTAGTTTGAATTTGCACATTTGAAAAATCATCTCAGTTCTGACCTTTTTCTGTTGTTCTGCATAGGTTTTCAGCACCTGTCCAGTCCTGTACATGATTTCAGGATTTAGGATGCGGACATTTTCTGGTTGAAGAGGTATCGAGTCTATTACATTCTTCCAGAACCACAATTTAGACCACCAGCTCTACAGACAGaacattttagaaattaaaaatggtactttttttggtcatttgtGTTAACTTTAAGGTAATCTAGTGCACtcccaaaagacaaaaaaaagcattaaaaatttaCAGTCCCTCTGTTTCACGAACACAGACCACAACATTTTTTCATTCGTTTTTTGTCCAACAAAATACTCTAGAATGAGAATATCCTTCCCAAAAACCTTCTGCGTTACTCACCAAAGGCTCTTTGGTTATTACAGAGATGAGCCATGCTAAATCTAAACTCTTGAATGCCACCAAAGCCACCAGTTCAGTACTCTGGTATTCTTGTGACTGAGAAGGCGCCCCTTCTGGATAAATGAGCCGAATGGTAGTTCTAGATCCAGCGTCTTTTTCATATCCAAATACTGGAGCATTGTTCACTCTGTAGGTATGAAGAGTAAAATATTCATATCAATATAATTAGTTTGGGTGAGTTGATATGAATCATTCattgcatattagaatgatttatgaatgatcatgtgacactgaagactggggtaatgatactgaaaattcagctttgcatcacaggaataaattacaataattgtaataatttttcacaatattattgttttactgtatctgtgACACCCTTAAGTGTTTGTTAATGAACTAACCTGATGATGATGTTGTACTGGTCTATATGAGGTCCAAGATTTTTGCCGTGTAAAATGCCACCGCTTCCAACCACCACGCATCTCCTGCAGGTCTCTGGGCCAGTGGGTACAGCAGTGTAAGGCAGGGCTTTCAGGGCCTGAGCCACCATCTCCTCACTACCCTGCAGGCCCAGAGGAGGAGGCAGTGCCCAGTCTCCTGTGCTGTTCTCCAGGAACACGGGAATCTTCAGCAGCCCAGCAGGTATAGACAGTGTCCTCACCCTCTCCACACTCCAGCCGCTGCGACAGGACTGATTCTGCAGAGCCTGAGGTGTGTACAGATGAGACGGGTTTACAACATGCACCTTTAGAAgtgagtattattattataagtgatttaatattaattgtttCATGATTTACTTACATATGCAcgactgtttaaaagtttttaagaAGCTAAGATtaagaaaagcttttatttagcaagcaTAAGACTTGTTacaaaaaatgtgtatttcaaataaatgcttctcttttgaactttctaatcATCAtagaattaatcaaaaaatGATGTATTATGgtttacacaaatatattaagctgcacaacattgataataagaagaatttcttgagcagcaaataagcatctaacaatgatttctgaggcatgatcatgtgacactgaagcctggagtaatgggagattcagctttgccaacacaaaattagaaatttcagaaaattacatattaaaataaataacttatttgaatatatttcacagtattactgtttttgctttatttttaattaattaaatagtcttggtgagcatttttctttcaaaaacatttgtataTTACTGTCCCCAAATttatcaattatatatttatttgagtCATTTAATGagatatatttattacaatactaatgtatatgtatatattcgTTCGtctgttcattcatttattaggGGTAATAATATATGTAAACTCTGCATGGATTatctggggggaaaaaactaaatatcTTAACTACACATAGGTAAATAAACTTTATTGACTTGACTTGTTTACTACTAAAGATCACTTTTAGTTAAAACTGGTTTCTCCTGCCCTGTCTGAAGTATTTGTTACCcagatatttgtgttttaaagatgttttgagGCCTAAAACGTTTGAAAGAGTTAACTTGGACACAGTTAAACTGAATCAGTGTTGGTGAAGCTTTATATAATTAATCTCACTAAATGAATGTACAGTATGGGTATATCAGatgcacacatactgtatacagttCAGTTTACAAATCATCTCAATCCTGCAATAAAGACAAAGTGGCCTTGATTATAATAAGTAAGGTCACACATTCTTCAAATTGACTCAATTCTTCAGTTTCATGTGATCAAGACAAGCAGTGAATGACATACCAGAGTTTCAGCAGAACTGTCATTAGTCCAGGTGGGCTCTGGGGTTGGCAGATATGCAGGAACCAGAATGGCCGAATAACAGCTCAACAACAGAGCAATGCTTAAAATGAAGTTGTTCCTCCTGAAATCATAAAACAGCAGTCTCATGAAGCTTCCACTCTTACGGTGTTTATCAGTTTTAAAGGAATGTGTCTGTACAGGTCATGAAATCTCCAGTGCAACATGTGAATGGCAAGCATGTGTCACAGCGCTTATCTCGGGCAAACCCACCGGCTAAGGAAGAATTCTCTGGACTCTGCCCTGCTGTGTTGGGTGGTTGGGCTCTCTAAGCTGCTGGCTTCCGGTAACAGAGGAACGCTGTCTTCGTCATTATCATTAACACTCAAGTGTTTCAGAGTCACCATTTTTCAAACCAATTCCCAACTACACCTGTCAGTAATGAAATATGAATTGAGGAGTTATAGTTTGCTTGTTTGTTCTGTAAAGTCAATGTTCTACAACCTTCGTTCACAGAACATTTAATCTGAATACTTTATGCCTTTATCTATGATTTGTGTTGCTTCTTACCTCTTATTTCAGCTGCTGTCTTCTTTTTCCCAGGTGTAGAGATAGAAACATGTCTGTGTTGTATTGAAAATGAGCTGCGCTGTTGTCCCTTTCATTCACAGCCGTGTTTTGTCTCGTTCTGATCCCTTCTCACAGTTAATCATTTATCCGTCTCAGAGGCTTCTCTTTGTATAGCACAGTACTTTATCTACTCTGCTGTTCAAACAACCACACAATTCCGTTTATGATTATGCTTGATATCATTCCTAAAAGCCATGTTTCAAAGGTCCTTTATATCCTTTATTCAGCTATTGCTCAgagcaaaaatacataaataaaatagtacaaATCTTAATAACTAACCATAAGTAAACACAATTTATTAACTTTACTAATCGGCTACTAAGGAAAGATTCTCAGACTTGAGTCTCAggtattttaagattttttaaaatgttttgaagtcTCTTAAGCtcttgtttgatcaaaaataaagtaaaactaatataataataataatacattttatttataaagcactttacattttaagaaaaatctcAAAGTGCTACAGAGTGTcgtaagaaaataaaacaaaacacagttaAAAACAACTACCAACTAAGATTAACACAAAGCTAAACACTAAAGGAAACCTATTTTAACCTTTTAGCCTTATTTAAAACCATCAGTCATTTGTGAAGCCCTCCAATGTTCAGAACGGGACATTGAAGGACTTTTTAAAAAGGTACGTTTTTAGACCCTTTTTAAAACCATCAGTCGTTTGTGGAGCCCTCAGATGTTCAGGGAGGGCATTCCACAGGCGAGGGGCGGCGGCACAAAAGGCTCTGTCCCCAATGGTGCGGGTCTTAGTTCTTGGGGGAAGGAGCCGATGAGTGTTTGTGGAGCGGAGAGAACGTGCAGCAATCTGTGGAGTAAGGAGTTCTTTAAGGTAGGAGGGAGCATTTCCATGGATACACTGATGTGTGAGTAGAAAGACTTTATATTCAATCCGGGCAGAAATGGGAAGCCAATGTAGAGACTGAAGAATTGGAGTGATGTGTTCATATTTACGCACCCTCATCAGGATCCTGGCGGCACTGTTCTGTATGTGCTGGAGCTTCTGGATGCTCTTATTAGGAATCCCAAtgagaagagcattgcagtagtccagtcTGGAGGAGACAAAGGCGTGGACGAGTTTTTCAGCATCATGTATGGTGAGTGAGGGACCTGTATTTACATACACAAATAAtattgtgatgtaaattattacaatttaaaataactttttatttctatatattttcaaatctaatttattcctgtgatgcaaagttgattctttagcatcattactccagtcttcagtgtcacatgatcattcagaaatcatttgaatatgctgatttgctgctcaagacacatttcttattattacaagttttgaaaacagttgtgcacaGTTTTAAGGATTCTTCGATGAATGGGGATTTCAAAAGAACTGCTTGATCTGAAagagaaatatttttgtttgatttaatgcaccttgatatttttaaagaaaaataaataaataaataatataaataatatatatatatatatatatataatatggaaATCTTTATTCATCTGGCATGAAAATAATCAGATCTCAGTTGCTGAACAGAATCAAATCATTTTCACTTTCAAAACTTACAGAGTAAAACTATAGTTTATATTACTCAGAAAACAACACAGATTGCAGCACTTTTAaactattattactatattttaatattttacaaaaagacaaaagatgCATCAAACTTGCATGGTTTAATTGGTTATGTAGTCTTAGCTGTAAATCTTTCTAAAAATTCTATTTCTAAAAATCTTTTCTGTAAATCTATTACAAAGCAATCAAACAAAACACTGCTGCttaaaaagtaatacattattaaaaatacattgtttttaattactAAATTCTGTAAACTTAGCCAAATTGTTACTTTTAGTtggttttaaacaaatatttgaataaattccctatacaaatttattttaaaaaagtaaaaaaaaaaaaaaaagaagctattGGTGACTCTTAGCATTTAATGATTAGTCAACTGAAGGGCTTAAACAATATGGCTTTATTataaaaccaaaccaaacaatTAGGAGTAGGCTATTTACTCTTGTCACATGTTCCACGTGATTATTTGCTGTTGCTCAATGCTTGGTACAGTTTGTTTtggtttgattttatttcatttaaatgtcaGCTTGATCTCACCTTCACAACCATGTGCTTCTGttctttcttccttccttccttctccCAAACACTTCATCATAATCAGACATTTGTGTGCATTCCTGCCCACATACGCCTAACAGGATGTTCCTGAATGCTGTTCAGTGATTGGACATTGTGTGTCAACAGGCGTTCTTTGAAACTAGAAGGCATTTATGAGGTATCACTTGACAGTAATGAAACGCTTATACATAACATAATCTCCAAAACAGGGTGTTTATTGGGCCACGATTCTTGTAAAAATGGACTCCCATTGTGTGGCAGAGGGCAGGCCTGTCGAGGTGGACGGCGCCGGCTTGAACGGTGAGCTCATGGTCGCGTGTTTGTGTGCGATCCAGCTCCTGTCCACAGCTGTCACACAGGGCCTGACGTGGCTTTACATTCCTGCTGTGAGCTATAAGACCGGGTCAGATCTCAGTCTGGCAGGTCTGCTGTTATTTGTGAAAGTTTGCGACTTGCAAATACTCTGGGTTAActtctttatatattttgtcataatGGACGAGAACATCCTGTGGGAGACAGCTGTGGTTGATAGAAGAGCGGCCTTTGATAAACGGGAGGAGGTACAggatttaattatatttatttcttattttgagCATTTACTGTGTATTTTATGTGAATTAAGTCTGGGAAGGACCTGTCTGAGAAGGCTTATTTGTCTTTTATTGAAATTGTTTAGAAGCGTCGAGCTCGGGCACGAAAGTTGGGAATTTTGGTTGTGGATGCATCTTCTGTGGTGGTAGAAGGAGGGAATGAATCTGTCCATCAAAGTGTTGCAAACATTCAGGTGAGTGAACAATCAAAGGAGAGATCAAAATATGGACTTTTAAAGAAAAGATGAAAAGATGACCAGTACGAGATAAACAGAGAGCTATAGGAGCAACCTTTGAACATTCTCCTAAGGGGTTTTGATAAATGAATAtcagaaagaacaaaaaaatgactttaggCTATTAAAAACTGtagaaactgaagaaaaaacattattattgctatttagCTGTTCAAAATGTCTGAAAATGTTGACAAATTGAAGTGTCGCTCCATAAAAAGGCAGCAGTTCCTAAACTCAACACAGGCTTTTCATGTTTAGAAGCTCTTTTTGATCCCCAAAAAAGAACCTCTTTTTCTTAGTGTGGAACTTGTTTCCACTATAAataaccttttgtggaatggaaaggtttcttggatgttaaaagttctttgtggaaccataTATgctaataaagaacctttatttttagtgtTCTTGCAGTAACAAATGGTCATGACATAACTATACTGTTATattgcttatttttattaactaaaacctatttatattttatttattacttgttTTAAAAAGGGGGGAAGTGACTATACATTTTCCACCAACGCGCATACACAGAATGCTGTATTGGTAATATTACTGACTGATATCAGAAATTGGCATCTCATATCAGTTTTAGTCACAGCATTTTACACAAGTGAGAAATTAAAAAGATTTTCACAAtcctttcaattaaaaaaagtatgaacCAATTTTATTGTAAGAAGTCTTCATGCATGTATTTTATGCACAAACTCTGAATCAGTGATGAAGAGAAGTAATTCTTCATGCAGGCAGAGGAACGAGTGAGAAAGATCTCCTCTGATCTGAGGCGTGAGATGGTTGATCTGGGTGGTGCAGAGAACATTATTGAGCTGCGTTGGAAGAAGAAGATCAGGAACAAGACCACAGCTCCCAAAGATTTAATGGATGTTCTAGTGGTAAGGGAAACCCTTGTGATTCCGAATAGTGCATATATTACAAGATTATTTAGCAAGCAAGCAAGCATCAAAATTAATATCTGGTGTTTTTCAGGGACCTGTGGAACCGGAGGAGTTTTTAAAAGCAGCGGCTCAGGGAAAGACAGAAGTAGTTGAGAAATTTCTGGAAGATGGAGGAGATCCAAACATCTGTGATGAGGTGCAGTATGTCCAGTGACATGTTCTATCTAATGTTATTTCTTGATCaagatattattatagtttttgtaaaaaatatatttagaatttttagttttgtatttttcatattaaatgtaattaaagctttgggattttgttgtttttttttttttgtttgtttttttttctttcaatatGTCTATGTAgtatgtacagtcatggccaaaaatattggcacccttggtaaatatgaccaaagaaaattaatctgaattgttaatccttttgatcttttattttaaaaattgacaaaaatctaacctttcattggataataagaatttaaaatgggggaaatatcattatgaaataaatgtttttctctaatacacattggccacaattaacggcacccttttattcaatactttttgaaacctccatttgccagtttaacagctctaaatgttctcctataatgcctgatgaggttagagaacacctgacaagagatcagagaccattccttcatccagaatcactttagattcccagctccatgttggtgcttcttctcttcagttcactcattttctacagggttcaggtcagaggactggaatggctagcagaagcttggttttgtgctcagtgatccatttttgtgttgtttttgaggtttgtgtttggattattgtacggttggaagatccaaacatggcccattataagatttctaacagaatcAGCCACTTATTGATTTTGTTATcggttggtatttgatagaatccatgatgccatgtgtctaaacaagacgtccaggacctccagcagaaatataggcccacatcatcaaaaatacagcagtatatttcattgtacacatggggtactttttatccctgtgttcaccaaacccatcttgagtgtttgctgctaaaaagctaattttttagtttcatctgaccatagaagccagtcccagttccagtcgtgtctgataactgaatatgctggtgtttgtttttggatgagcgaggagaatttttcttgaagccctcccaaacaacatgtggtgatgtaggtgccgGTTGACACTTTTTTTGATGTAGgtgccgttttttttttttttttaaggatttctgaccccgagactcagctattttctgcaattctccagctgtggtccttgcagagtctttagccactcaaactctccttctcaccgtgcattaggacaatatagacacacgtcctcttccaggcagtttcgtaacattttatgttgattagaaattcttaattattgccctgatggtggaaatgggaattttcattgctctagctcttttcttaaagccacttcactaatttgtgaagctcaattatcttttgctgcacatcagaaatatattctttggtttttctcattgtgatggatgattaaggaatttgggctttgttttcctcctatttatatttctgtgaaacaggaagccatggctggataatttcatgttcataatcaccctggagtgctcaaaattgtgaatatgaatgggaatatacttcatagatattttactcataagaatttttaggggtgccaataattgtgtccaatgtgtatttgagaaaaacatttatttcataatgatatttccccccattttaaaatcttattatccaatgaaaggttagacttttgtgaatttttttaataaaagatcaaaaggattaacaatgcaaattaattttcacagccttcttttaccaagggtgccgatatttttggccatgactgtatgcatgtttgtatttatattcaatttaagttgttttagtatattaaatgaaaataagaaatgttggttATTcagctaaattaaaaaaataataattttatttcagctaacatttatttcaagtaacaaaatgtttttacagttttagttaactgtaaTAACTCTAATTCCTCGGTGACAACTGTTTTGTCTTAGTTCAGGAAAACAGCGCTGCATCGGGCTGCTTTGGAAAATCATACTAAAATAGTGGAAAAATTACTAGACAAAGGTGCTGATATCAACTTTAAAGACAGGGTGAGATCAATATAAGTGTTGGTAAAGTGAATTAATTGTAGATTTTATGTTGTGATTGCACTGATTTGCTTTTGTTGCCCTCGGTTTAGCTGGACTGCAGGGCTGTACATTGGGCTTCCAGAGGTGGAAGTCTCTCAGCACTGAAAGTTCTCCAGGACAGGGGAGCTGACATCAATGTCAGAGACAAAGTAATGCAAAATACTGAAAAGTATGTAAAAAATAAGCTGTATGTGTAGTATGATAAAATCGTATTATTTTCTCCCATACAGCTGCTTAGCTCACCTTTGCATGTGGCCACACGGACAGGTCACAGCGATGTGGTCCAACATCTTCTAACCAGTGGAATCAATATTAATACCAAAGATTGGGTAACAGATGAATAATTCATGAGGAAAACACAATTGTACTGAACATGCAGAttataattcaattaaaatattttaagaaggttttcttttttttaaaggaaggAGACACAGCACTGCATGATGCTGTCAGATTAAATCGATATAAAAT encodes:
- the st3gal7 gene encoding ST3 beta-galactoside alpha-2,3-sialyltransferase 7; protein product: MVTLKHLSVNDNDEDSVPLLPEASSLESPTTQHSRAESREFFLSRRNNFILSIALLLSCYSAILVPAYLPTPEPTWTNDSSAETLALQNQSCRSGWSVERVRTLSIPAGLLKIPVFLENSTGDWALPPPLGLQGSEEMVAQALKALPYTAVPTGPETCRRCVVVGSGGILHGKNLGPHIDQYNIIIRVNNAPVFGYEKDAGSRTTIRLIYPEGAPSQSQEYQSTELVALVAFKSLDLAWLISVITKEPLSWWSKLWFWKNVIDSIPLQPENVRILNPEIMYRTGQVLKTYAEQQKKMVPTLGITAVVLALQVCDEVSLAGFGYDLQHPGALLHYYGSLRMDAMNTQVVHDVSAETILLRELVKSGAVRDLTGAL
- the ankrd2 gene encoding ankyrin repeat domain-containing protein 2 isoform X1; the encoded protein is MDSHCVAEGRPVEVDGAGLNGELMVACLCAIQLLSTAVTQGLTWLYIPAVSYKTGSDLSLAGLLLFVKVCDLQILWVNFFIYFVIMDENILWETAVVDRRAAFDKREEKRRARARKLGILVVDASSVVVEGGNESVHQSVANIQAEERVRKISSDLRREMVDLGGAENIIELRWKKKIRNKTTAPKDLMDVLVGPVEPEEFLKAAAQGKTEVVEKFLEDGGDPNICDEFRKTALHRAALENHTKIVEKLLDKGADINFKDRLDCRAVHWASRGGSLSALKVLQDRGADINVRDKLLSSPLHVATRTGHSDVVQHLLTSGININTKDWEGDTALHDAVRLNRYKIVKLLIVAGADMQIKNDEGITATEQVKQWQFDTKETLEKLEQMREVGLA
- the ankrd2 gene encoding ankyrin repeat domain-containing protein 2 isoform X2, producing the protein MVACLCAIQLLSTAVTQGLTWLYIPAVSYKTGSDLSLAGLLLFVKVCDLQILWVNFFIYFVIMDENILWETAVVDRRAAFDKREEKRRARARKLGILVVDASSVVVEGGNESVHQSVANIQAEERVRKISSDLRREMVDLGGAENIIELRWKKKIRNKTTAPKDLMDVLVGPVEPEEFLKAAAQGKTEVVEKFLEDGGDPNICDEFRKTALHRAALENHTKIVEKLLDKGADINFKDRLDCRAVHWASRGGSLSALKVLQDRGADINVRDKLLSSPLHVATRTGHSDVVQHLLTSGININTKDWEGDTALHDAVRLNRYKIVKLLIVAGADMQIKNDEGITATEQVKQWQFDTKETLEKLEQMREVGLA